The Microbacterium horticulturae genome has a window encoding:
- a CDS encoding cytochrome c oxidase subunit 4, whose protein sequence is MRTNAVLWWVICAFFVLMSVVYTVWSVLPHPDLPWNHGVEWVGTVALLFVGLMSALIAFYIGRVHHAQGGELPADVLTAEIDDGDPEMGEFSPWSWWPLVLALSAAFAMIGFAVGTWMLPIGVGIFVVAIVGWVYEYYRGHFAR, encoded by the coding sequence ATGCGCACCAACGCAGTGCTCTGGTGGGTCATCTGCGCGTTCTTCGTGCTGATGTCCGTGGTCTACACGGTGTGGTCGGTGCTCCCGCACCCTGACCTGCCCTGGAACCACGGTGTGGAGTGGGTCGGTACGGTCGCTCTCCTGTTCGTCGGACTCATGTCGGCACTCATCGCCTTCTACATCGGGCGTGTGCACCACGCGCAGGGCGGCGAGTTGCCCGCTGACGTGCTGACCGCCGAGATCGACGACGGCGACCCCGAGATGGGCGAGTTCTCGCCGTGGTCGTGGTGGCCGCTCGTTCTTGCACTGTCGGCCGCATTCGCCATGATCGGCTTCGCCGTCGGCACCTGGATGCTCCCGATCGGTGTGGGCATCTTCGTCGTCGCTATCGTCGGCTGGGTCTACGAGTACTACCGCGGGCACTTCGCTCGCTGA
- a CDS encoding GNAT family N-acetyltransferase, which translates to MALSVRTARPSDIDAILAVQAHGEGATGDRFRSWATRAVEAEHERVCVAEETDAVVGWAATRRFDDAAGAAPAGEYLMGVRVRTAHRRGGVGAALVAARLELIRRSGAARAYYFTNVRNAASIAAHRRWGFREIARGPRFRDVPFDGGERLLFAVDL; encoded by the coding sequence ATGGCGCTCTCGGTCCGCACGGCACGTCCCTCCGACATCGACGCGATCCTCGCGGTGCAGGCACACGGCGAGGGCGCGACCGGCGATCGGTTCCGCAGCTGGGCCACCCGCGCCGTCGAGGCGGAGCACGAGCGCGTGTGCGTCGCAGAGGAGACCGACGCAGTCGTCGGGTGGGCGGCCACGAGACGCTTCGACGATGCGGCGGGCGCAGCGCCTGCGGGCGAGTACCTCATGGGCGTGCGTGTACGCACCGCACACCGACGTGGGGGAGTCGGCGCCGCGCTCGTGGCGGCGCGTCTCGAGCTGATCCGACGGTCGGGCGCGGCGCGCGCGTACTACTTCACGAACGTGCGGAACGCGGCATCCATCGCGGCACACCGCCGGTGGGGCTTCCGGGAGATCGCCCGTGGGCCACGGTTCCGCGACGTGCCGTTCGATGGGGGAGAGCGCCTTCTCTTCGCCGTCGACCTCTGA